From Streptomyces sp. TLI_105, the proteins below share one genomic window:
- the pstS gene encoding phosphate ABC transporter substrate-binding protein PstS, translating to MKLSRKNGLRASAIGALVVSGALVLSACGSDNNTDTPTKDGGTKSSSAAAASNIACDGAKGQLLAAGSSAQKNAMDLWVKNFQAACSGVEVNYQAIGSGGGITKFNQGQVTFAGSDSALKDEEVAESQKICKGGKGVNLPMVGGPIAIGYKLDGVDNLVLDAPTLAKIFDTKITKWNDPAIAKLNPGAKLPDTTIQAFHRSDESGTTQNLGKYLSATAKADWKYDPKTKSWPAPGGQAANGSSGVATAVKDAEGSIGYFELSYATANKISTVSINTGAAAPVAASTENASKAIAAAKVKGTGSDLALSLDYTTKAEGAYPLTLVTYEIACDKGNKAETLPTLKAFLTYTASEEGQKVLADAGYAPLPAEIAAKVRAIVPTLS from the coding sequence GTGAAGCTTTCGCGCAAGAACGGGCTTCGCGCCTCCGCGATCGGTGCCCTCGTCGTCTCCGGTGCGCTCGTCCTCTCGGCGTGTGGCTCGGACAACAACACGGACACCCCGACCAAGGACGGCGGCACCAAGTCCTCCTCTGCCGCCGCCGCGTCGAACATCGCGTGCGACGGTGCCAAGGGCCAGCTCCTCGCCGCCGGCTCCAGCGCGCAGAAGAACGCCATGGACCTGTGGGTCAAGAACTTCCAGGCCGCGTGCTCCGGCGTCGAGGTCAACTACCAGGCCATCGGCTCCGGCGGCGGCATCACCAAGTTCAACCAGGGTCAGGTCACCTTCGCCGGCTCCGACTCCGCCCTCAAGGACGAAGAGGTCGCCGAGTCGCAGAAGATCTGCAAGGGCGGCAAGGGCGTCAACCTGCCGATGGTCGGCGGCCCCATCGCCATCGGCTACAAGCTGGACGGCGTGGACAACCTGGTCCTGGACGCCCCCACCCTGGCCAAGATCTTCGACACGAAGATCACCAAGTGGAACGACCCGGCGATCGCCAAGCTGAACCCGGGCGCGAAGCTCCCCGACACCACCATCCAGGCCTTCCACCGCTCGGACGAGTCGGGCACCACCCAGAACCTGGGCAAGTACCTCTCGGCCACCGCGAAGGCCGACTGGAAGTACGACCCGAAGACGAAGTCGTGGCCCGCCCCGGGCGGCCAGGCCGCCAACGGCTCCTCCGGCGTCGCCACCGCGGTCAAGGACGCCGAGGGCTCCATCGGCTACTTCGAGCTCTCCTACGCGACGGCCAACAAGATCTCCACGGTCAGCATCAACACCGGTGCCGCCGCCCCGGTCGCCGCCTCCACGGAGAACGCCTCGAAGGCCATCGCCGCCGCCAAGGTCAAGGGCACGGGCAGCGACCTGGCCCTCTCCCTCGACTACACCACCAAGGCCGAGGGCGCCTACCCGCTGACCCTCGTCACGTACGAGATCGCCTGCGACAAGGGCAACAAGGCGGAGACCCTGCCGACCCTGAAGGCGTTCCTCACCTACACCGCCAGCGAGGAGGGCCAGAAGGTCCTCGCCGACGCCGGCTACGCCCCGCTCCCGGCCGAGATCGCGGCCAAGGTCCGCGCGATCGTCCCGACCCTGTCCTGA
- the pstC gene encoding phosphate ABC transporter permease subunit PstC gives MATTTPDIQRSRGAKSATRPGDRIFSGLSRGSGITLLVIMAAIAVFLTYRAVLAISDDSTNFFTTFEWNPAGNPPVFGIAVLAFGTIVSSVIAMLIAVPVAIGIALFISHYAPRKLAKPLAYVVDLLAAVPSIIYGLWGAIFLVPYLDGLNKWLDQYLGWTYIFDKSSDGVARNLFTVGILLAIMILPIITNVTREVFLQVPRMHEEAALALGATRWEVIRMSVLPFGRSGIISASMLGLGRALGETMAVAVVLSPSFVLSGHLLDPGGGTFAQNIAAKFNEANEFGRDALIASGLVLFVITLLVNGAARWIIGRRKEYSGAAA, from the coding sequence ATGGCTACCACCACACCTGACATACAGAGGAGCCGGGGCGCCAAGAGCGCGACCCGCCCCGGGGACCGCATCTTCAGCGGCCTGTCCCGAGGCTCCGGCATCACCCTCCTCGTGATCATGGCCGCGATCGCGGTCTTCCTGACCTACCGTGCCGTCCTCGCCATCTCGGACGACAGCACCAACTTCTTCACCACCTTCGAGTGGAACCCGGCGGGCAACCCGCCGGTCTTCGGCATCGCCGTCCTCGCCTTCGGCACGATCGTCTCCTCGGTCATCGCGATGCTCATCGCCGTGCCCGTCGCGATCGGGATCGCCCTCTTCATCTCGCACTACGCGCCGCGCAAGCTGGCCAAGCCGCTCGCGTACGTCGTGGACCTGCTCGCCGCCGTGCCCAGCATCATCTACGGCCTCTGGGGCGCGATCTTCCTCGTCCCGTACCTGGACGGCCTCAACAAGTGGCTCGACCAGTACCTGGGCTGGACGTACATCTTCGACAAGTCCAGCGACGGCGTCGCCCGCAACCTCTTCACCGTGGGCATCCTGCTGGCGATCATGATCCTTCCGATCATCACCAACGTGACCCGCGAGGTCTTCCTCCAGGTCCCGCGGATGCACGAGGAGGCCGCCCTCGCCCTCGGCGCCACGCGCTGGGAGGTCATCCGCATGTCGGTGCTGCCCTTCGGCCGCTCCGGCATCATCTCCGCCTCCATGCTGGGCCTCGGCCGCGCGCTCGGCGAGACCATGGCCGTGGCCGTGGTCCTCTCCCCCAGCTTCGTCCTCTCGGGCCACCTGCTGGACCCGGGCGGCGGCACCTTCGCCCAGAACATCGCCGCGAAGTTCAACGAGGCCAACGAGTTCGGCCGGGACGCGCTGATCGCCTCCGGTCTCGTCCTCTTCGTCATCACCCTGCTGGTCAACGGCGCCGCCCGCTGGATCATCGGCCGCCGCAAGGAGTACTCGGGGGCCGCGGCATGA
- the pstA gene encoding phosphate ABC transporter permease PstA, whose translation MSHAIQERPVSTAPRRGSLSHARLPRWTPAAVAAGSIAAGIGIGLAAGWHSKVQWGLISALLFVLVTFAVTTKVEGRRQAKDRVATSLVWVSFVLAVVPLLSLAWVTISKGLDVLDGYFLTHSMNGVLDAEAGGGVYHALLGTIEQVGIATLIAAPIGLLTAVYLVEYGGGKLAHAVTFFVDVMTGIPSIVAGLFILATWNLILGFGPSGFAGAMALAILMMPVVVRSTEEMLKLVPNELREASLALGIPKWRTILKVVLPTAIGGITTGVMLAVARITGETAPVLLLVFGTKLINPNPFEGAQSSLPLYVYEQYAVGTDAAVARAWAAALVLIAFVMILNLVARGIARWKAPKTGR comes from the coding sequence ATGAGCCACGCCATACAGGAACGTCCGGTCTCGACCGCCCCGCGCCGCGGGTCCCTCTCCCACGCCCGGCTCCCCCGCTGGACCCCGGCCGCCGTCGCCGCGGGCTCGATCGCCGCGGGCATCGGCATCGGCCTCGCCGCCGGCTGGCACAGCAAGGTCCAGTGGGGCCTGATCTCCGCGCTGCTCTTCGTCCTCGTCACCTTCGCCGTGACCACCAAGGTCGAGGGCCGCCGCCAGGCCAAGGACCGCGTCGCCACCAGCCTCGTCTGGGTGAGCTTCGTCCTCGCCGTCGTCCCGCTGCTCTCCCTCGCCTGGGTCACGATCAGCAAGGGCCTCGACGTCCTCGACGGCTACTTCCTGACCCACTCGATGAACGGCGTCCTCGACGCCGAGGCCGGCGGCGGCGTCTACCACGCGCTGCTCGGCACCATCGAGCAGGTCGGCATCGCGACCCTGATCGCCGCGCCGATCGGCCTCCTCACCGCCGTCTACCTCGTCGAGTACGGCGGCGGAAAGCTGGCCCACGCCGTCACCTTCTTCGTCGACGTCATGACGGGCATCCCGTCGATCGTCGCCGGCCTCTTCATCCTCGCCACCTGGAACCTGATCCTGGGCTTCGGCCCCTCCGGTTTCGCCGGCGCGATGGCCCTCGCCATCCTGATGATGCCGGTCGTGGTCCGCTCCACCGAGGAGATGCTCAAGCTCGTCCCGAACGAGCTCCGCGAGGCCTCCCTCGCCCTCGGCATCCCCAAGTGGCGCACCATCCTGAAGGTGGTCCTGCCCACCGCGATCGGCGGCATCACCACGGGCGTCATGCTCGCGGTCGCCCGCATCACCGGTGAGACGGCCCCGGTCCTGCTCCTCGTGTTCGGTACGAAGCTCATCAACCCGAACCCCTTCGAAGGCGCCCAGTCCTCCCTGCCGCTCTACGTGTACGAGCAGTACGCGGTCGGCACCGACGCCGCCGTGGCCCGCGCCTGGGCCGCCGCGCTCGTCCTGATCGCCTTCGTCATGATCCTCAACCTGGTGGCCCGCGGCATCGCCCGCTGGAAGGCCCCCAAGACCGGCCGCTGA
- the pstB gene encoding phosphate ABC transporter ATP-binding protein PstB, translating into MAKRIDVSGLSAYYGAHKAIDDISMTVEPRSVTAFIGPSGCGKSTFLRTLNRMHEVTPGGRVEGKVMLDDENLYGTNVDPVAVRRTVGMVFQRPNPFPTMSIFDNVAAGLRLNGNYKKSQLADIVERSLKGANLWNEVKDRLNKPGSGLSGGQQQRLCIARAIAVEPDVLLMDEPCSALDPISTLAIEDLIGELKERFTIVIVTHNMQQAARVSDRTAFFNLAAVGQPGKLIELDDTERIFSNPSVQATEDYISGRFG; encoded by the coding sequence ATGGCCAAGCGAATCGACGTCAGCGGCCTCTCCGCCTACTACGGCGCCCACAAGGCTATCGACGACATCTCGATGACCGTCGAGCCCCGCTCCGTGACGGCCTTCATCGGCCCGTCCGGCTGCGGCAAGTCCACCTTCCTGCGCACCCTGAACCGCATGCACGAGGTCACCCCCGGCGGTCGCGTCGAGGGCAAGGTGATGCTGGACGACGAGAACCTGTACGGGACGAACGTCGACCCCGTCGCCGTGCGCCGCACGGTCGGCATGGTCTTCCAGCGCCCGAACCCCTTCCCCACCATGTCGATCTTCGACAACGTGGCGGCGGGCCTGCGCCTCAACGGCAACTACAAGAAGTCGCAGCTCGCCGACATCGTCGAGCGGTCCCTCAAGGGCGCCAACCTCTGGAACGAGGTCAAGGACCGCCTCAACAAGCCGGGCTCCGGCCTCTCCGGCGGTCAGCAGCAGCGTCTGTGCATCGCCCGCGCGATCGCGGTCGAGCCGGACGTCCTGCTGATGGACGAGCCCTGCTCGGCCCTCGACCCGATCTCCACCCTCGCCATCGAGGACCTCATCGGCGAGCTGAAGGAGCGCTTCACGATCGTCATCGTGACGCACAACATGCAGCAGGCCGCCCGCGTCTCGGACCGCACGGCCTTCTTCAACCTGGCGGCCGTCGGCCAGCCCGGCAAGCTGATCGAGCTGGACGACACCGAGCGCATCTTCTCCAACCCGAGCGTCCAGGCGACCGAGGACTACATCTCCGGCCGCTTCGGATAA
- a CDS encoding inorganic phosphate transporter produces MDTFALIVTIGVALGFTYTNGFHDSANAIATSVSTRALTPRAALAMAAVMNLAGAFLGSGVAHTVSKGLIETPTGNSGMGILFAALLGAIVWNLVTWYFGLPSSSSHALFGGMVGAALAGGTEVIWSGVLEKVVIPMFLSPLVGLIAGYLVMTAILWMFRKANPHKAKRGFRIAQTVSAAGMALGHGLQDAQKTMGIVVMALVIGDVQSADAPIPVWVKFACAVMLSLGTYAGGWRIMRTLGRKIIELDPPQGFAAETTGASIMFVTAFLFKAPISTTHVITSAIMGVGATKRINAVRWGVAKNIVLGWFITMPAAGLVAAASYYVVQLIFG; encoded by the coding sequence GTGGACACCTTCGCTCTGATCGTGACCATCGGGGTCGCGCTCGGCTTCACGTATACGAACGGCTTCCACGATTCCGCCAACGCCATCGCCACCTCGGTGTCGACCCGGGCGCTGACCCCCCGGGCGGCGCTGGCGATGGCGGCGGTCATGAACCTGGCCGGTGCCTTCCTCGGCAGCGGCGTCGCGCACACCGTCAGCAAGGGTCTGATCGAGACGCCGACGGGCAATTCGGGGATGGGCATCCTCTTCGCCGCGTTGCTCGGCGCGATCGTCTGGAACCTGGTCACCTGGTACTTCGGTCTTCCCTCGTCCTCCTCGCACGCCCTCTTCGGCGGCATGGTGGGCGCGGCGCTCGCGGGTGGTACGGAGGTCATCTGGTCGGGCGTCCTCGAGAAGGTCGTCATCCCGATGTTCCTCTCGCCGCTCGTCGGTCTGATCGCCGGTTACCTGGTGATGACCGCGATCCTGTGGATGTTCCGCAAGGCCAATCCGCACAAGGCCAAGCGCGGCTTCCGCATCGCGCAGACCGTCTCGGCGGCCGGCATGGCGCTGGGCCACGGCCTCCAGGACGCGCAGAAGACGATGGGCATCGTGGTGATGGCCCTGGTCATCGGCGACGTGCAGAGCGCGGACGCGCCGATTCCGGTGTGGGTGAAGTTCGCCTGCGCGGTGATGCTCTCGCTCGGTACGTACGCGGGCGGCTGGCGGATCATGCGGACCCTCGGCCGCAAGATCATCGAGCTGGACCCGCCGCAGGGCTTCGCCGCGGAGACGACGGGCGCGTCGATCATGTTCGTCACCGCCTTCCTCTTCAAGGCGCCGATCTCCACGACCCACGTCATCACCTCGGCGATCATGGGTGTGGGCGCCACGAAGCGGATCAACGCGGTGCGCTGGGGCGTCGCCAAGAACATCGTCCTCGGCTGGTTCATCACGATGCCGGCGGCGGGGCTGGTCGCTGCGGCGAGCTACTACGTCGTTCAGCTGATCTTCGGGTAG
- a CDS encoding DUF47 domain-containing protein translates to MRFRLTPRETSFYDMFAASADNIVTGSKLLMELLGAEPSARAEIAERMRAAEHAGDDATHAIFHQLNSSFITPFDREDIYSLASCLDDIMDFMEEAVDLVVLYNIEELPKGVEQQIEVLARAAELTAEAMPNLRTMSNLTEYWIEVNRLENQADQIHRKLLAHLFNGKYDAIEVLKLKQVVDVLEEAADAFEHVANTVETIAVKES, encoded by the coding sequence GTGCGATTTCGTCTGACCCCCAGGGAGACGAGCTTCTACGACATGTTCGCCGCGTCCGCGGACAACATCGTCACGGGCTCCAAGCTCCTGATGGAACTGCTCGGAGCGGAGCCTTCCGCCCGGGCCGAGATCGCGGAGCGGATGCGGGCAGCGGAGCACGCCGGTGACGACGCCACCCACGCGATCTTCCACCAGCTGAACTCCTCCTTCATCACACCGTTCGACCGCGAGGACATCTACTCCCTCGCTTCGTGCCTCGACGACATCATGGACTTCATGGAAGAGGCCGTCGACCTGGTCGTCCTCTACAACATCGAAGAGCTCCCCAAGGGTGTCGAGCAACAGATCGAGGTGCTGGCCCGGGCGGCGGAGCTGACCGCCGAGGCCATGCCGAACCTGCGGACGATGTCCAACCTGACCGAGTACTGGATCGAGGTCAACCGCCTCGAGAACCAGGCGGACCAGATCCACCGCAAGCTGCTCGCCCACCTCTTCAACGGCAAGTACGACGCCATCGAGGTGCTGAAGCTCAAGCAGGTCGTGGATGTGCTGGAGGAGGCGGCCGACGCCTTCGAGCACGTGGCCAACACGGTGGAGACCATCGCGGTCAAGGAGTCCTGA
- a CDS encoding metal-sensitive transcriptional regulator: MTTTETDQVTPEAVGAVEPADHTHGHDHGVHGYHKQKDEHLKRLRRIEGQIRGLQRMVDEDVYCIDILTQVSASTKALQSFALQLLEEHLRHCVADAAATGTGIDEKVEEATKAIARMMRT; this comes from the coding sequence ATGACGACCACCGAGACGGACCAGGTCACCCCCGAGGCCGTCGGGGCCGTCGAGCCGGCCGACCACACGCACGGGCACGACCACGGCGTGCACGGCTACCACAAGCAGAAGGACGAGCACCTCAAGCGGCTGCGCCGGATCGAGGGCCAGATCCGCGGCCTCCAGCGGATGGTCGACGAGGACGTCTACTGCATCGACATACTCACGCAGGTCTCGGCCTCGACCAAGGCCCTCCAGTCCTTCGCCCTCCAGCTCCTGGAGGAGCACCTGCGGCACTGCGTCGCGGACGCGGCGGCCACAGGCACGGGCATCGACGAGAAGGTCGAGGAGGCCACGAAGGCCATCGCCCGCATGATGCGCACCTGA
- a CDS encoding phosphatase PAP2 family protein — MAGLASDGSNPDVGLLYDINGLAKAAPPWFDRVMEFVGEYGIVLAMVLVVLWCWWSVRRRGTLADSVSAVAGLVWAPLAAGIALLVNIPIRGFVERPRPFRDHQGLEVLVDGKTDFSFVSDHATLTMALGVGIFVAHRRFGLAALALALAEGFVRVYMGVHYPTDVIGGFALGTAVALLLAPVALALLTPVVSAVARSGRGARLVRSRRGDAARRPETVGIPEPRLGGPAAGTGQNDLAA; from the coding sequence ATGGCTGGACTCGCATCGGACGGCTCGAACCCCGATGTCGGCCTGCTCTACGACATCAACGGACTGGCCAAGGCCGCTCCGCCGTGGTTCGACCGCGTCATGGAGTTCGTCGGCGAGTACGGGATCGTGCTCGCGATGGTCCTCGTCGTGCTCTGGTGCTGGTGGAGCGTCCGCAGGCGCGGCACCCTCGCCGACTCCGTCTCGGCCGTCGCCGGGCTCGTGTGGGCCCCGCTGGCGGCCGGCATCGCCCTCCTGGTCAACATTCCCATCCGCGGCTTCGTCGAGCGCCCCAGACCCTTCAGGGACCACCAGGGCCTGGAGGTCCTCGTCGACGGGAAGACCGACTTCTCCTTCGTCAGCGACCACGCCACGCTGACGATGGCGCTCGGCGTCGGAATCTTCGTCGCCCACCGCCGCTTCGGCCTCGCCGCCCTCGCGCTCGCCCTCGCCGAGGGCTTCGTCCGGGTCTACATGGGCGTCCACTACCCGACCGACGTCATCGGCGGCTTCGCCCTCGGCACGGCCGTGGCGCTGCTCCTCGCCCCGGTCGCCCTCGCCCTGCTGACGCCCGTCGTCTCCGCGGTCGCCCGCTCCGGCCGCGGCGCCCGGCTCGTCCGCTCCCGCCGGGGCGACGCGGCACGCCGCCCCGAGACCGTCGGCATCCCCGAGCCCCGGCTCGGCGGCCCCGCCGCCGGCACCGGCCAGAACGACCTCGCCGCGTAG
- a CDS encoding bifunctional lytic transglycosylase/C40 family peptidase, which yields MTVRRGGKAWLWAGGGLGVCLGLVALLVVGTYSAAAGIAGGAGAKNGAVALAKGSVPALYQGLVQRWGNLCPAINPALLAAQLYQESGWNPRAISPADARGIAQFIPGTWAGHGVDGDGDGDRDIWDPQDAIPSAASYDCELAGYVKDVPGDPANNMLAAYNAGAYRVIRHGGVPPISETQNYVRIIRSLEKSFARPVGRVAPSQQAAAAIHYAQQKLGTPYLWGGTGTAAQNGRFDCSGLTQAAYDSVGVQLPRVANDQYNAGPHPSRDELLPGDLVFFSDDLTNSRAIRHVGIYVGGGYMIDAPRTGAVIRFDRIDTPDYFGATRVTQEGAAALPTHLPQA from the coding sequence TTGACGGTGCGTAGGGGTGGCAAGGCCTGGCTGTGGGCCGGTGGGGGGCTGGGGGTCTGCCTCGGTCTCGTCGCGCTGCTCGTCGTCGGCACGTACTCCGCGGCGGCCGGCATCGCCGGCGGCGCGGGCGCCAAGAACGGTGCCGTGGCCCTCGCGAAGGGCTCCGTCCCCGCTCTGTACCAGGGGCTCGTGCAGCGGTGGGGGAATCTCTGTCCCGCCATCAATCCGGCGCTGCTGGCCGCCCAGCTGTACCAGGAGAGCGGCTGGAACCCGCGGGCGATCTCCCCGGCCGATGCCCGGGGCATCGCCCAGTTCATCCCCGGCACCTGGGCCGGGCACGGCGTCGACGGCGACGGGGACGGGGACCGGGACATCTGGGACCCGCAGGACGCCATTCCGTCCGCCGCCTCGTACGACTGCGAGCTCGCCGGCTACGTGAAGGACGTCCCCGGGGATCCGGCGAACAACATGCTGGCCGCGTACAACGCGGGCGCGTACCGGGTCATCAGGCACGGCGGGGTGCCGCCCATCAGCGAGACGCAGAACTACGTCCGCATCATCCGGTCCCTGGAGAAGAGCTTCGCCCGGCCGGTGGGCCGTGTCGCGCCCTCGCAGCAGGCCGCGGCCGCCATCCACTACGCGCAGCAGAAGCTGGGCACCCCGTACCTCTGGGGCGGTACGGGCACGGCCGCGCAGAACGGGCGCTTCGACTGCTCCGGGCTCACCCAGGCCGCGTACGACAGCGTCGGCGTGCAGCTGCCGCGCGTCGCCAACGACCAGTACAACGCCGGGCCGCACCCGAGCCGGGACGAGCTGCTCCCGGGCGACCTCGTGTTCTTCTCGGACGACCTGACCAACTCCCGGGCCATCCGGCACGTCGGCATCTACGTCGGCGGCGGCTACATGATCGACGCCCCGCGCACCGGGGCCGTGATCCGCTTCGACCGGATCGACACCCCGGACTACTTCGGCGCCACCCGGGTCACCCAGGAGGGCGCGGCGGCGCTGCCCACCCATCTTCCGCAGGCCTGA
- a CDS encoding SCO6880 family protein, with the protein MTTQSQPVAPRRTYLVGRARPNAIVGKNRETGEIALIIVGAFLGMMSGLLVPLLPLRIALLAGLPMLAIAAVYLPYKHRTFYKWFEINRSYKRMLKRGTTYRSVAHEAGTRLDGREVEVGPPPGIGNVGWLAAPFGPDEIAVLLHADRRTVTAAIEIEGPGVGLRDSEDQEALVDRFGTLLKHVANGDGFVTRLQMLARTLPADPDAHAKDVGQRGDPHAPAWLQDSYDQLQSMVSTSSEQHRAYLVACMHYTRELAAEANAMARAARHASGARKLDRDAGLAVVMARELTDICARLAEADIRVRQPLGQSRLASLVHSMYDPDHPIDHIQAMTKRNAWPAELDAMEPTYLQAKTRESSTRAPWCHATAWIKEWPMTPVGVNFLAPLLVHTPDVIRTVAVTMDLEPTEVAIERMLTEKTNDEADASRAAKMNRTVDPRDIAAHGRLDQRGEDLASGAAGVNLVGYITVSSRSPEALARDKRTIRASAGKSYLKLEWCDREHHRAFVNTLPFATGIRR; encoded by the coding sequence TTGACGACCCAGTCCCAGCCGGTCGCGCCCCGCCGCACGTATCTCGTCGGCCGTGCCCGGCCGAACGCGATCGTCGGCAAGAACCGCGAGACCGGCGAGATCGCCCTGATCATCGTCGGCGCCTTCCTCGGCATGATGAGCGGACTCCTCGTCCCCCTCCTCCCCCTGCGGATCGCCCTCCTCGCGGGTCTGCCCATGCTCGCGATCGCCGCCGTGTACCTCCCGTACAAGCACCGCACCTTCTACAAGTGGTTCGAGATCAACCGCAGCTACAAGCGGATGCTCAAGCGCGGCACGACCTACCGTTCCGTCGCCCACGAGGCCGGCACCCGCCTCGACGGCCGCGAGGTCGAGGTCGGCCCGCCCCCCGGCATCGGCAACGTCGGCTGGCTCGCCGCCCCCTTCGGCCCCGACGAGATCGCCGTCCTCCTGCACGCCGACCGCCGCACCGTCACCGCCGCCATCGAGATCGAGGGCCCCGGCGTCGGCCTGCGCGACAGCGAGGACCAGGAGGCCCTGGTCGACCGCTTCGGCACCCTCCTGAAGCACGTGGCCAACGGCGACGGCTTCGTCACCCGCCTCCAGATGCTGGCCCGCACCCTCCCCGCCGACCCCGACGCGCACGCCAAGGACGTCGGCCAGCGCGGCGACCCGCACGCGCCCGCGTGGCTCCAGGACTCGTACGACCAGCTCCAGTCGATGGTCTCCACCTCCAGCGAGCAGCACCGCGCCTACCTCGTCGCCTGCATGCACTACACCCGCGAGCTCGCCGCCGAGGCCAACGCCATGGCCCGCGCCGCCCGCCACGCCTCCGGCGCCCGCAAGCTCGACCGCGACGCCGGCCTCGCCGTCGTCATGGCCCGCGAGCTCACCGACATCTGCGCCCGCCTCGCCGAGGCCGACATCCGCGTCCGCCAGCCCCTCGGCCAGTCCCGGCTCGCCTCCCTCGTGCACTCCATGTACGACCCGGACCACCCCATCGACCACATCCAGGCCATGACGAAACGAAACGCTTGGCCCGCCGAACTGGACGCGATGGAGCCGACGTACCTCCAGGCCAAGACCCGCGAGTCCTCCACCCGCGCCCCCTGGTGCCACGCCACCGCCTGGATCAAGGAGTGGCCGATGACCCCGGTCGGCGTCAACTTCCTCGCCCCGCTCCTCGTCCACACCCCCGACGTCATCCGCACGGTCGCCGTCACCATGGACCTGGAGCCCACCGAGGTCGCCATCGAGCGCATGCTCACCGAGAAGACCAACGACGAGGCCGACGCCAGCCGCGCCGCCAAGATGAACCGCACGGTCGACCCGCGCGACATCGCCGCCCACGGCCGGCTCGACCAGCGGGGTGAAGATCTCGCCAGCGGCGCGGCAGGAGTGAACCTCGTCGGGTACATCACGGTGTCGTCGCGTTCGCCCGAGGCCCTCGCCCGGGACAAGCGCACGATCAGGGCCTCCGCCGGCAAGTCGTATCTGAAGCTGGAGTGGTGCGACCGCGAGCACCACCGGGCCTTTGTGAACACCTTGCCGTTCGCGACCGGCATCCGCCGCTAG